ATTGATTGTAAAGAGAAttgaaactgaaatatatgctaatgcatgaataattttatatgttagatcaagagcccgtagatcaacgagaaaaagggaaattaacaGAATAATCATTGAACTACTACAAACTTACAAtttaacccaggtaagttcgtatggttaaaatttcatgttaagTGTTAAATTGAGGATTggtattatgtaatttttcatatcatgtgttgaaaataaaattattgttaaagttataaaaattgaattgaacgTTCGAAGCGAAAGGAATGCAGGATTGAGTACATTCGTTTTGTGCAAAGGAGGAATTGAtggcaaattacccaagtaaatcggGGTTCTACATTTGTTGCTAACTTTTGTGTTTGCTTTCagtttagctcttatgagcttcagttaactcatatgagtttcagtTTAACCATTTTGGGTTTCAGTTTAGCTTTTTTGAGCttcagtttaacccttatgggttttcgttcaactcttatgagtttcTGTTTAAATCTTATGGGTTTTTGTTTAGCACTTATGTACTTTTGTGCAGCCTTTGGGCTTCTGTATACGTAAGTCGTTCTCCAATTTGATAAAGGCTGGTAAGTGACATATGGAGTATTAttggaaaaattaatgatattatcgattttgagatgaaataagtgaaatcaTCAATTGAAGTTGTGATTGGCAGGAAATGTATAATGAGCGATTTAGTTAAATGCATCATTATAGTATGTTCGGTAAGATTTAAGTTTAAAGCcaatgaacttactaagctacatttagcttacttgtgttgtttaatgttctttgtagattTTTGAGTAGTCGGGAGGTTGGATCAAAGCATCGAATCTCACTACCCAACTTGCTGGTAGATTTGGCTAAACATTCTATgttttatatggcatgtataggaattTAAATGGATGTATAAccattaaaattacattttggctaTGTTTCATATTAACTTTATATGTATGGTTTGTCATGTTTGGTATAAGTGTTGGTAATTGGAATAGCATATTAATATAGTAGTTGCATGtgtgaattaatttatgttctattttagattgttagagtatatgtgataatatgactATAATAATGATAGGATTGGTTGTTTTGAAGATTTTGTTATGGcctatatgtatgaaatttgagATGTGTAGGTTGGAGTCaagaatgggtgagaaaagaggccataaaatgacctattttcgtccatacggctagagacacgggcatgtgtcttagccatgtgtgacacacggcctggcatatGGGCATGTGGtctggctgtgtgtcccctgtaccttgaaattttaaaacataataccCAGGTTTTTATACAcaacctagcacatgggcgtgtggtttggctgTGTGATCTTTGCACCCTTCACACGGCCTATCACATGGGCATGTggatggccgtgtgacccaagtcagagagttacacgggtatggacacgAGGTggaacatggtcgtgtgccttacattgaatgcccacacagcctaagacacgggcgtgtcacCTCACACGGCtgaccacacgagcgtgtgtcctCTGCtcctaagaaaatttttgagattttgagaaaaattagctgAGTATccagtttagtcccgattcacttctaagatgtatattgggcctcgagggcctATATAAGGGTCAATAtgagtgttttattattggttcTTAATGTGTATATTAAATATTGTGAAACGTTAGTATTTAATCCGTAAAGTTTAGTAATACTTTATAATCCTGTTCCGGCGACAGAtaagggttaagggtgttacattgtaTGCTTAGCacatttgttgttttttatgCGTAAGTTGAAGATTGAATTGATAAGATAGTAATCATTTTGCTGCAATTTCCATATCACATCACATCACGTAAGCACTAGCAAGTTAATCTGCCATAATTTAGTGTGACAAATTAAGCCCTTTTCATTACTTAAGAAGCTTGTATTCAAGTAATTTTATgtcatttatgtttatttctagaattatttagttttaatttagattgaacaaaattgagtttttagtgTTGCTTTATGACTTTTAAGGCCGATCCAGGCCTAAGGAAGAACTAACAAGATGATTGAGTGTGCAGGAAGATATTTTAGGTCAAGGAGTCAGTGGACTGCCTCGGATGTCGCAACATTTAGAGGGGATGTCGCGACAACGAACTTCGAACCGAGAGGGGGAAATACAACCATCGATGTTGACAACAAACTTCGAACCAATAGGAGGAGCATTTGGTGTGCAATGTAGAGACACTAGCTATAGGTGTTGTGACACCAGTCCGACGAGGCCCAAAATTAATGCAAGGTGTTTTTATCCTTACAATCGTATTTAACTTGTTAATCAGCCTGTAATTGATCTAATTAGGTCATTCTACACAACTACTATATATATCAGCTCAAAACAATAGTTTAGGGGACTTTTCGACAGTTCTCTTTATACAAATTTCAGTTCTGCTTTCagtaaattagggtttttgcttttatgttttcttaggAAGATTTCTATTTCGAAGTTGAGATGATTGTGAAGGAGAATGTTCCAAATTCGTGCTGTTAAATTGATTCATCAATGAACATTCTCTTTccctattcttttatttatatctctttcgttaatttcattaattgaatgtttgtataaatattgaatataacTTCTGCTTTATACATATGTCGCATGAATCGATTGTTTAACAGATTAattgattaagtaaataattatctaaaattgggtatttatTCAAGTTTTCTAAAGAACTTAGTATACTAGGATTGACGACCCTAGTAAAATATTGAGATAGGGAAGACTGAAAGAATATCTTGTTGGGTAAGCCTTTAGTAGACTTGTGCTGAATGGTGAGACCGAAAAGGTATCAATGTGCCTAGGTGAGACCGAAAGGGTATATTAGGAAGTAACTCTTAGCGAAGATGAGACAGAAAGGGTATTCCTAGTTAAGAGTGGTAAATAACTCAATTAAGGGTAGTTATCGGCTTAGTTAATAATTAGTGATTCAATTGGTTCTAGGCTATGTAGCTCACATCGTTGAAACTAAGAATAGGAAATTCAACAGTACGTAGGTTTAGTTTaatctaatttgttttattactatcttaatttaaaattcgcACTACTAATTTGTGACTCAactagattagtaattattttcaagtaattaatttagtaataattttCTCTAATATAACAATTCCTTGGGTATAATCCTTGAAATACTTTCcaagtgtttcgttgtaaacaaaatctatattacaatttggcTTGTTTGCTTGCATATACCTCACTTCAATTCTTTATCTAAATTGCATAACTAAAAGCCCTAACACACGTACGTCAGGGACGTGCAATGAAGTTGTTGATGTCATTGTCGGGTTGTAGTATAATGATGAATATTCCGGCCTATTATGTGGGCGACCCGGGTTTGATCCTTGGCAAACAATttgagagaaagagagagagagagatttatTTTTTGTGAACATCATAAAAGGCACGGTGGATTAATGTACATAAATGATGGTATTGGAATGCTTTATGTTCCAAGTGCATGCATTGCTCTTTCCGCAgcctttatttttgttttggtttacaTTATCCTAATAGCTGCACTATGAgcattttaaagttaaaatattttggtCTTTTCTCCTAAATTGttgtataatataataattatgaaGGGATcttttaattacgaaaatatattttgttagttaattatttatactattataatGTGTTTTGGTTAAATGTGGAAGACCAAAATTTGCTTATAGCAAACTTATCAATTAAGGACAAATATGGAATTTGCTAAAAAACCTATCCACTAagctattatttattattttcatttcatccatacaaataaataattaaccatattcacttataatatatatgttcaattttaGAAATCTTAATTAGTTTTcactttttagtatttattaatcatattataatGTTGTATATTCAAAAGAGCTTAAATAatgggaaaatatatatatatatatatatgccaaaAGATGAGTGATTGATCCCTGCTGATGGCATGATTTCTTTCTTGGATGAATGATTGCGATGGGTTAGCCTTTGACTGCTCAGTCCAACTTTATTTTATGCCACATTCAAtatctaaatgtttaactaaagTAGTTACGAAATGAGAATGGTAATCATGCCTACCAATGTTTGATCCAAATCTAAAGTTTAAGCCAAGTGTTGGCAATATTTGAACAGCTCAAAAGCTACTTTTTTCCATGTGTATAATTACGACAAAACCACCATTAGCTGCTGAATTAGGCATAAcaagttttacaattttttgaTGGTCATTCTACAACTCCCGTGCTTTTTTCATGGACTACTTTGGTATTTAATGTAAATGCAAGGATAATTGATGATTCAGAAAAGTGGTCAAAGTTGAGTTGTCAGGCAGCCTTGTTTGACTTCAACCCACTGCAGTTTCACTTGGGGAAGTGAGGGGGCATGAAACATAACGAGGGTTTGGTCCAATGTTGTGTACATCCTAAATACCCACTTCCACTTCCCTTACCATCTAACATcatcaaaaacaaaaccaaatatcTGCTTCCATAACCTTAGAAAtgtctattgttaaaaatttaggtGTCTCATCACTTGTCAATCCATGATTTATATGAGGAAATTTCACCCCCCAAAATTcacaaaacatatttaaaaataaaaataagcattatttaatagaattataactgaaaatttaattaattgtcatatcattttttagttaaggatatatataaaagtaaaaatttacaaattagttaaatacttacacattttaaaatgcgcaaatatttaacttatttgtaaaaatagaagcTTAGCTTAAAAAGTAGTATTTCTAAGTCAAGAATAAAGATCAAATAAAAAtagtcaaattttttaattatttctttttgataCACAATATTTGTTAGTGCGTAATTTCGGTAAgaaaaatctcgaacacacggaTGGGATACGAAcaacaactcaaaaaaaaaaactatacaataggacaaggctccaagacGTGTATCAATACACAATATTTTAGGTTCTATTCGCCCTCACATGTACTCGGTATGCAAATAAATTTCAAGCAAATGAACCTTGAGAATACAATAAAGCCTGGTGACTGTTTACGTTTTACACTGACGAAAATAGTCCACTAAACACTgagaaaatataacaaaaaaatcaatttctataataaaaaatttgcaattttttatagaataatctaataatagtAAAAGATGAAGGAAtggtaattaaaaaatttgagaatttttggtatgttttacaaatgaaatctcattttttATGTCTCTTCAGAGAGACATAACTTTCAATAAGTGCCTTTTTAAATAATCACTCTTTAAAAGAGACATAATTATTCAACTAATACCTCTTAACTTTTCAAGTAATATTgcttgaataattataattctttgtcaaaaatcaaatgatataactctTGATTAATAATCAAaagatataacttttgattaattacactctttcatttatagttattggaatattataaatatttaaaaatgtttcaaCAATATTATGGGTGGGGAATAGGGGTAACACGGTTCGGATCCATGTCAAATAAGCGTCTAACAAAAATTTTGACCACCATTCCATACaagtcaaaatattaaattattatactGTTCTTATAACATAAATCTCATTATATTAACTTCTAGCCTGGAAAAGTTTGACTAAAGAATATGTTGAAGGGGTAAAGGACTTATGTTGGAATATTTACTTAcatcaatattaaatttattttttagataatttctaatttttatccttataataatgataataatactCATCCCTATACACAACCATCAAGTTTCCACATCACATCTTAATGGAGCCATACCTCTACAACCACCCTATATACGGTAGGGCATCATTCTAATGGGACCTGCGTTAAATCTCATCACAAGAAGAGAAGGTCTAAGAAGCCTACCAAAGTTCTACCGAATCACTTGCAAGAAACTTTCTAAGCTCCTAAGAACCCCTGAAactaggggtgtgcataattcgggtaaaaccgaaaaaatttggttaaccgaccgaattcagttaatcggtcggttaaccgaattttttcggtcgggggtcggttaatttttttatgatttttcggttaacggttaattcggttcgaaaccggtcggttaaccgaaaattttcgttaaccaaaaaattaataaataaaattatccaacccaacccaaactcaattacccaacccaataaaactaaaactaaagtttacccaattacccaatccaataaaactaaaactaaaagacaacccaatttactaaagtctaaaacccaatttactttaataatttataaatttttaaattttaaaaataaaaataaaaaattcggTAATTCGGTATTTTTCGTAATTCGTTAATTCGTTAATTCGGTAATTCGTTAATTGggtaattttaaccaaaaataaaaatacataattttcggttaattcggttaaccgaccttattaaccgaaaaaatttcggttcggttaaattttttttaaaaaaaatcagttcggttaacggttaaaatttttggaaggtcggttaattcggttatagtaatttcgggtcggttaaccggtcggttaaccgaatgaacacccctacctGAAACCACCATTCTTAATGGCTTTCTGCACATTTCATGGTGTGAATCGCCCTTGTTCTAGTGGCTCTCTGTACCCCCTATGGTATGGATCATTGTAGCTACCCACCTTTAACTTTTGTGTTGTAAAAATTGATGTCGTTTGTGAaaactaagggtgggtttggatgggcggtacGTTTACCtacgattagtgtaaaaacagtggtggcgataagattagatactgtaacgaaactgtagcgtgagacaaaaagtaagctaaacgcaccgtgcatccaatcgcccatccaaacccaccatAAGAAAAAGGTCATGTCTTTTCCTAAGTGAGGATCCATAACTCAATCCCCTCAAGCTCTTTTATCTTTTTCCATTTTGGGGTCTCTTGATCATTTGGGGTCTTCTGAAGTTTTCTCAATATTTGGGTTTCTAGGAGCTTTCAACTTTGGGGGAGAGGGAGCAAATATGTTAATAGAAGTACTCATTCCACCCTCAAGTAGCGGTCAAAAAGGGGGACAACAGGGAGCTTACTCTAGCAAAACGAGAGGACTTTGAGCGCACTGAGGGGGACCTTACCTGCACATTAGGAGACCTTTTGCCAGTACCCCAAGGGGGCTTTTTGCCCACACACTGAGtggaattttaaaagtattagtGTTTcgagaggataaaaaaccacgggcaaagataattttattataatggaaaaagaatgaagagtacaaaagatggagataaaactaaaccccaaaccccgaaaacaaagaaccctcaaaatgtaaacacaaaattctctaaatgtgttatgagttctaatctctaaatGGGGTATtctttctaaggttgtaaaagagcctatttataggctaaatttatatgtcaaataataataaaataatctaaactaatcagtgtttaattgaaacaaataaacataatttaagtagaagattatttctcaaatttaactgaaaataggagtcatacttaacaacaaaaatttaaatctcaTTCGGagtatgtaattaattaaattggaggAGTTCAAGTCCAATATTTAGAACTTTCCATACCATATGGTTGTCGGGTTCATGGGGAGAAATGCTCTCACATGCTACGACAAACATGCCCTAGTGGGCTAGTTGGGTCGGTCCATGATCAATCCAATTTTATGAGCTtacatctttttatttaaataataaaaaatcatatatttaattaactcAATAATTAAATGTTCCTCCAAAAcgtaattattataaataaataatttaattaattttaattgaataatttacacaattcaattctaattttattaaaatcatgtcaactttatcattttagaATTTATGTGTACACTTATTTAAAtatccaaataaaattaaaatatgatgactacatgatttaattttcactttgaactaaattatttaatttatccatccaattaaataataatctaaagaaattaagttaattataagTCATCTCTTGCATTCTCGAGAAAGTGAATTTACTACATGTAGTAATTCACGTAACCTATTTCTCATTCATTCACAGTTTTTATTATGCATGTCAGAAAGAGTTATATTAAGCTAGCAAAAGGATCGATCAAAATATATCATTagggtttaaaaattttgtaattaggtTTCATCtctttgtttattaattacaaaattatttagttATGGAGTCAATCTACTAAAAGTACCCTAATTGATCTCCTTATTaaataccattacgaaagctataTATAGAGCTTCTGTGCAATGACTTTGCCATACGTGTGCTACCATCATAGAATATCCATGATCCCTTTCAGTTAAATATGTTCATGTAATCCGATCCATTTTATCTGATGGTTATAGTTGTAACTTCcatgatgaaaatgattattAGTCATACTATTAATGATTAACCATTTGTCCTAAAAAATTTACCCAATGTCAAGTCCATTTTCATTATCCATACAATGTCAATAAGAGGATACTATTTACATTTGTCATCgagctataatttcactattgtgaTGAAGTAAAGTCATGCGCAAATTATGTACCCAACATGCTAACTTTCGGCCCACTACCTTAAGAGCACAAGTTTCCAatatatcaaaacacataagTCATACACACATGGTTATTCACTTACTCATAATTTAGGTaagtcacactatgaacatcataAGCGAAATTCATAAATGGATCTAAGATAAATTGAACTTGAATATTGTTTGATGTATTGTTAGTCCAGACAATCACATCtatgtttctatttttaggaGTCAATTTAACTTTGACAACTATGACAAGTTATCTCCCCAATTAGAATTATAGATGATATAATAGTCTTAACATGAACCAAGCTCAATCTGATTCCAACGACTacaaacaatttaaattacCTACTACTATAAATTTTCATCATGCATTATAATCCGACCATataatgcaacttaatattagttaaattttaagtaatcaacgagtcaatatttgcttattcattttactttatatGCAAAATCACCATTGAGAACAATCATACAAAAATAATCATgtggtatttttatatatattcaatcaatttaaaatttacaagtaaaCTATGACGAAATCACTATACTAAATTCTAGTACTAATTAAtgcaaaaacataaactttctTTCTCAAGTCCACTCATTTTCGGCCAGACAGCACGTGGCTCATCTTTGTTGAAAAACCAAggcaatttatatatattcaaacctTCAAATTCATTCGTAGGGTTAAAGAGCATTGACCCACTcggatcatcatcatcatcattcacCAAAATATAAATGGCATGCTGCTGATGGGTGTCCTTGAAATTTATTCAGCCATTTCAATGTCATGAAACAAGGAATTCAGGTCTGTTCTTGCGTCTTCTTTCTAAATGCTGATGAAATGAGGAAGTAGGATTCTTTACAGACTTTGATTCATACAAATTGTCAACTCAGCTGCAATTTTTCACAATATTGAGATATTCTATCCTTTTGTTCTCATACCATCTTTCCTAATTGATTAGAAATTTCCTATCAACTTTCAATGGGAAAGAAAAGGTGCTGGTTTAGTTGGGTGAAGAAGATATTCGCTTCTGATGCGAAACCAAAACCGGAAAAGGTTCATTTTTAActccttttttttgttgttgttgttgagaATAATAGCTTTTGGTTTATAAAAAGTTTGATTGTACTTTGCAGAAATCAAGGAGGTGGAAATGGATTTTTAGAAGACTGAAACTAAAGCAATACCACCCTGCACTTCCCCCACTTCAAAAATCATTGTGTGAAGCAAGGGAAGAGCAAAGAAATCATGCTTTAAACGTAGCCATTGCAACAGCTGCCGCAGCGGAGGCTGCAATTGCTGCCGCCCAAGCAGCGGCTGAGGTTGTTCGTCTCACAGCTGCCTCTAACCCTTCTCATCATTTCACTACAATCGACAGAAACTTGGCTGCTCTTAATATCCAAACTGCTTTTCGGGCACACCTGGTGAGCATGCATACCTTTCAAATGTTTGCTCTTTTTATCATCTAAGCAGCCTGCTTCCTTGATGCTTGGATTTACCAAATTTATACATGTTGTTCAATTTGGAATTATATGAATTTCAAGTCACTGTGGAATAGGCAAGGAAAGCACTGAGGGCATTGAAGGGAGTAGTGAAACTCCAAGCTATTGTTCGAGGCCGAGCTGTGAGGCGTCAGGCACTGATTAACCGGAAGTGCTTACAGTCTGGTACAAATATGTACCCAAAGGTGAAGGAGAAGAGTACTTCTCCAACTAGAGTAATTTGTCAAGACAGCAGGAGAAAACAGAGTCTCATGAACAAAGATGAATTGCAGGACAAAGACATTAAAGTATGTTTGATAATtcaactcaaaatatttattttactatcattgTCAATGCATTTGAGGGAACAAATGAGCCACAATGATCAATCATTTGCTGTAGACTTAATGTGTATATTGTATGAACTCTGTTTTCTTAATTGGTGACCTTTGTTCAATAACTAAAAATGTTGTCAGGGGCAGTATGCATGCAATAGTGAAAGGAGCTGGAATGACAGTGTGCTTTCTAAACAAGACATTGAAGTCAAATTTTTAAGAAGCCAGGAGGCAATGGCCAAAAGAGAGCGTATGAAGAAATACTCCTACTCCCATCGGGTAATTTCATCTCATATATTTGGTGATTATcaaggaaaaaaacaaattccAACTGTCGCCATTCTAATGACCTATTCCCAAATAGAGTGCAAACTTTTGAGTATGTTTCCTGTTTTTGTTCATAGTTAACTGACTCATTTTCCCTTCAGGAGAGGCTAAATACTCGTATGCTTGATGAATTGGTGCACGTCAAAGAAGCTAAAGCTGAGGCAAATGAAAGGGATAGAGTGATGATTTCGAAACTGGATGTGCCTTCAAATTTGAGTACATGGGAAATAAATGGTCCACCTCATGTTAgacatagaaaattaaaaaagcaGCAAGATACACTAAATGGAATGAATTCGCCCTTTTCATTTCCAAGAAGATCATTTAGTCGTACGCAGCAGAGTGCAGCCGGGGATGAAGGTTCCATCCCCAATTCGCCAGTTTTTCCTAGTTATATGGGAGCAACAGAATGTGCAAAAGCAAAGGCAAGGTCAAGGAGCACGCCAAGGCAACGGGTAGGATTTTGGGATAGTTGCTTTGATAATAGTGGGGCATACAAGGGTGGACTTTCTTTGTGGTCCACTTTTGAGGGTGAACCATTCAGCATCGAAGAGAATTGTTGTCTTCCTATGAATCCACACATTGGTTATATGACATCAAcatttgtaaaatgaaaatcaGAATGCTGGTCTCAGTAGGTGCAATGCGTCTTTACCAGTTATAAAATGGCATATATTCGAGAATTACGACAGCCTCATATTACAAGGAAGGTTTTCCTGTATTTGACAAGGTATATATAAATGGTTTGTTtgctctatttttattttttttgtggaaAATGGGTTGTTTTTGAAAGAGTTTTGTGCCGACTAATGTGCAGTGAAAGATTTGGCTTGTATCAAAAAGGGGAAACTTCACATGTACTCGTATCTATAAAAATGttcaatcattttattttcttgaagaTGAGAATGTATTTCTCTGCTTCAGCATGAAGCAGCTTTGTTGTCATTTGGGGAGCCTCTCTGCAAGTGTATGATGGCAATTTGCaatgtttaataatataatataatgtcCCTTGGATTATTTATGTGATAGTCAGTTTTTGCTAAAAGTTGCGCAGCAGAACACaatatttttggaaatgtttaattaaacacgtataattaatttcatgcttaaacacaatatataagtaatattacattttatttaaatttagacaTATAAGTAATACTcagtaatttaaatttagatttatagGGAGTATTCGGCAGACATTGTCTCGACACTAGTTATAGGGTGTTGCAACACCGGCCTAACGAGGCCCAAAATTAATTTGTCTGtacaataataattaacttGTTAATCAACCTGCAACTACTATATAAATCAGCCCAGAACAA
The window above is part of the Gossypium raimondii isolate GPD5lz chromosome 9, ASM2569854v1, whole genome shotgun sequence genome. Proteins encoded here:
- the LOC105799468 gene encoding protein IQ-DOMAIN 12 isoform X1; translation: MGKKRCWFSWVKKIFASDAKPKPEKKSRRWKWIFRRLKLKQYHPALPPLQKSLCEAREEQRNHALNVAIATAAAAEAAIAAAQAAAEVVRLTAASNPSHHFTTIDRNLAALNIQTAFRAHLARKALRALKGVVKLQAIVRGRAVRRQALINRKCLQSGTNMYPKVKEKSTSPTRVICQDSRRKQSLMNKDELQDKDIKGQYACNSERSWNDSVLSKQDIEVKFLRSQEAMAKRERMKKYSYSHRERLNTRMLDELVHVKEAKAEANERDRVMISKLDVPSNLSTWEINGPPHVRHRKLKKQQDTLNGMNSPFSFPRRSFSRTQQSAAGDEGSIPNSPVFPSYMGATECAKAKARSRSTPRQRVGFWDSCFDNSGAYKGGLSLWSTFEGEPFSIEENCCLPMNPHIGYMTSTFVK
- the LOC105799468 gene encoding protein IQ-DOMAIN 12 isoform X2, producing MGKKRCWFSWVKKIFASDAKPKPEKKSRRWKWIFRRLKLKQYHPALPPLQKSLCEAREEQRNHALNVAIATAAAAEAAIAAAQAAAEVVRLTAASNPSHHFTTIDRNLAALNIQTAFRAHLARKALRALKGVVKLQAIVRGRAVRRQALINRKCLQSGTNMYPKVKEKSTSPTRVICQDSRRKQSLMNKDELQDKDIKYACNSERSWNDSVLSKQDIEVKFLRSQEAMAKRERMKKYSYSHRERLNTRMLDELVHVKEAKAEANERDRVMISKLDVPSNLSTWEINGPPHVRHRKLKKQQDTLNGMNSPFSFPRRSFSRTQQSAAGDEGSIPNSPVFPSYMGATECAKAKARSRSTPRQRVGFWDSCFDNSGAYKGGLSLWSTFEGEPFSIEENCCLPMNPHIGYMTSTFVK